The Oryzias latipes chromosome 4, ASM223467v1 genome includes a window with the following:
- the LOC100301611 gene encoding forkhead box E3 produces MTAEPSPAEPEASPGVMSPGVSLDSPLPAGLQSRSKDGILIKLEPRGGSPSAEDGGAVGQTEEHLPSGSRRRKRPVQRGKPPYSYIALIAMAIANSPERKLTLGGIYKFIMERFPFYRENSKKWQNSIRHNLTLNDCFVKIPREPGRPGKGNYWTLDPAAEDMFDNGSFLRRRKRFKRTDVSTYPGYMQNSSAFTPTPMGRPSYPNSLYAGIGSGYGSQLTSASPHPAMLHHYQNPAGVSQGQPRMFSIDNLISQQAVVQSGPSAELNSQALGDLSTMTSSCSVTGTDPSACFQTQTVNPSANMLNRNSGNLSSSLSAGYPYSSSSASPPNLPSMSQAGFSPGGSQVYCSSNRLPLPALRPGSCAEHAEQLLGLPSSMNSYNSGYMRQANFASGLERYM; encoded by the coding sequence ATGACCGCAGAGCCCTCGCCCGCAGAGCCAGAGGCAAGTCCTGGCGTCATGTCCCCCGGCGTCAGCTTGGACTCCCCGCTGCCTGCGGGGCTGCAGTCTCGGTCCAAAGACGGGATTTTGATCAAGTTGGAGCCCCGTGGGGGCAGTCCGAGCGCGGAGGACGGAGGCGCTGTCGGTCAGACGGAGGAGCACCTGCCGTCAGGCAGCCGCCGCAGGAAGAGGCCCGTCCAGAGGGGCAAGCCTCCCTACAGCTACATCGCTCTCATCGCCATGGCCATCGCCAACTCCCCCGAGAGGAAGCTGACGCTGGGGGGTATTTACAAGTTCATCATGGAGCGGTTTCCGTTTTACAGAGAGAATTCCAAGAAGTGGCAGAACTCCATCCGCCACAACTTGACTCTCAACGACTGCTTTGTGAAGATCCCCAGGGAGCCCGGGAGGCCCGGCAAGGGCAACTACTGGACCCTGGACCCCGCAGCCGAGGACATGTTCGACAACGGCAGCTTTCTGAGGAGAAGGAAACGGTTCAAGCGCACAGATGTGAGTACCTATCCCGGATACATGCAGAACTCTAGCGCCTTCACCCCGACGCCGATGGGCCGGCCTTCCTACCCGAACAGCCTTTACGCAGGGATCGGCTCGGGGTATGGGTCCCAGCTAACGTCTGCGTCCCCGCATCCGGCGATGCTGCATCACTACCAGAACCCCGCCGGGGTCAGCCAAGGACAGCCGCGGATGTTCAGCATCGACAACCTCATCAGTCAGCAGGCGGTGGTGCAGAGCGGCCCTTCGGCGGAGCTCAACTCCCAGGCGCTGGGAGACCTGAGTACCATGACCTCCAGCTGCTCTGTCACGGGCACCGACCCGTCCGCCTGTTTCCAGACTCAAACCGTCAACCCGTCAGCGAACATGCTCAACAGGAACAGCGGGAACCTCTCCTCCAGCTTGAGTGCAGGGTACCCCTACTCCTCCTCTTCGGCCTCTCCTCCCAACCTGCCCTCCATGAGCCAGGCCGGCTTCTCCCCGGGGGGCTCCCAGGTGTACTGCTCGAGCAACCGGTTGCCCCTGCCCGCCCTGCGCCCTGGATCCTGCGCCGAGCACGCGGAGCAGCTGCTGGGCCTCCCGAGCTCCATGAACTCCTACAACAGCGGCTACATGCGCCAGGCCAACTTTGCGTCAGGACTGGAGCGCTACATGTGA
- the haus8 gene encoding HAUS augmin-like complex subunit 8: MASRRTTMASSSFKNASSEAKGLKSGSAANKTNNSGAGKKTVKPSGTIVKSRYLQAAEKTSLSKSNSLTNESVAAPQRPSSPNPTCVKPKSGTPTRRSMAPQGLAVSMSSETEPSLLGKSVLQSTFSDGHCFRPDFDISVIKEKTVIKNADKSEKNPEVEKRMVEMDTFLLAYLTAKMENNNAKFKAEAEARILQMMEEEERLHDEMKEKRRQFLLAEKKRVLNELLDLQIDTLGPVAEAAKQFTNDYKCFASAVDTTRHYLPVKNFHIDGEGRQFLEKAEACMKDTESLLLECTRGDHVENSTSLECLRDMKTASRDISQQLSGACSELLEMSSLVCRHSVHVKQALEEEQLGTCRTRELFSPKQ, from the exons ATGGCGTCTAGAAGAACGACTATGGCGTCaagcagttttaaaaatgcttcttctgaAGCTAAAGG TTTAAAAAGTGGAAGTGCGGCTAACAAGACCAACAACAGCGGAGCTGGGAAGAAAACTGTTAAAC CGAGTGGCACCATTGTCAAGTCTCGGTATCTCCAAGCTGCTGAAAAGACTTCCCTGTCAAAG AGTAACTCTCTGACCAATGAGTCAGTTGCAGCACCTCAGCGTCCGTCCTCTCCAAATCCCACCTGTGTCAAGCCAAAGTCGGGGACCCCAACACGACGTTCAATGGCACCTCAAGGACTAGCCGTGT CGATGTCTAGTGAAACTGAGCCGTCACTTCTTGGGAAAAGTGTTCTGCAGTCCACTTTTTCAGATGGTCACTGTTTTCGTCCAGACTTTGATATTTCAGTCATCAAGG aaaaaaccgTGATTAAAAACGCTGATAAGTCTGAGAAGAATCCAGAAGTTGAGAAGAGGATGGTGGAAATGGACACCTTTCTGCTGGCCTACCTCACAGCGAAG ATGGAAAACAACAATGCAAAGTTCAAGGCAGAAGCAGAGGCGAGGATTTTGCAAATGATGGAGGAAGAAGAGAGGCTGCATGATGAGATGAAGGAAAAGAGGCGTCAGTTCCTTCTTGCAGAGAAGAAGAGGGTGCTGAATGAACTGCTGGATTTGCAG ATTGACACACTGGGGCCTGTGGCAGAAGCTGCCAAGCAGTTTACAAACGACTACAAGTGTTTTGCATCAGCTGTTGACACCACCCGTCATTACCTGCCTGTCAAGAATTTCCATATTGATGGAGAAGGAAGACAGTTTTTAG AGAAAGCTGAAGCCTGCATGAAGGACACGGAGTCTCTGCTGCTGGAGTGCACACGGGGAGACCATGTGGAGAACAGCACGTCTTTGGAGTGCCTCAGGGACATGAAAACGGCATCGAGAGATATCAGTCAGCAGCTGTCGGG AGCGTGTTCTGAGCTGCTGGAGATGTCGTCCTTGGTCTGCCGACATTCAGTCCACGTGAAACAGGCcctggaggaggagcagcttGGGACTTGTAGAACTAGGGAGCTGTTCAGCCCCAAGCAGTGA
- the sac3d1 gene encoding SAC3 domain-containing protein 1, with amino-acid sequence MNRGRGTRRSCQSQRSAGSSGRQWREDKKDQRQRPAPVVSAEEEKQKLGRKITEAVPKGTCQTMCPVQELQDRVAQNRLHHFEMVPGTEKDRRPKGDPLRAVKEYARPAAGKDATNPTDLRPPAVLLKTVHYLINEIAATPSRHPWTEVYGFVFDRLRSVKQDMIIQRVSGSECAALLEPIVRFLIYASYRLCGEPLRLYDPRINDTHLQEYLSWLLDCYTADGGPNPNQEEFQALGLLYNLDSMRARQHAMELPQQLRTSSSVTLAMSIGQAFLERNPVRLLRLAGGLSFLQTCALHRHLVACRRDLLLIYSHGFSSRNCRFPLDRLARLLHLDSALAAQLCQLCGLRVDLENQVLFSKSAFVEPKQTSLDCKLYHRKISEKQTSLSRLLLRGLHETNTD; translated from the exons ATGAACCGCGGGAGAGGTACCCGGCGAAG CTGTCAGTCACAGAGGAGTGCTGGGTCATCAGGACGGCAATGGAGAGAGGACAAAAAAGACCAAAGGCAAAGGCCAGCCCCAGTGGTATCTGCGGAAGAGGAGAAGCAGAAGCTTGGGCGGAAAATAACAGAAGCAGTTCCCAAGGGAACATGCCAGACCATGTGTCCAgttcaggagctgcaggacCGCGTAGCTCAGAACAGGCTTCACCACTTTGAAATGGTGCCAGGCACAGAGAAAGATCGAAGGCCCAAAGGTGACCCTTTGCGTGCCGTCAAGGAGTACGCAAGACCAGCAGCTGGGAAAGATGCAACAAACCCCACGGACCTGCGACCACCTGCCGTGTTGCTAAAAACAGTTCACTACCTCATTAATGAAATCGCAGCTACTCCCAGTCGACATCCGTGGACAGAG GTGTACGGCTTTGTCTTCGACCGGCTGCGGAGCGTGAAGCAGGATATGATCATCCAGAGAGTGTCTGGATCCGAGTGTGCGGCTCTTTTGGAGCCCATAGTGCGTTTCCTCATCTATGCTTCTTACCGTCTCTGCGGGGAACCCCTACGGCTTTATGACCCACGCATCAACGACACACACCTGCAGGAATACCTGAGCTGGCTGTTGGATTGCTACACAGCTGACGGTGGTCCAAACCCCAACCAGGAAGAGTTCCAGGCTCTTGGGTTACTCTACAACTTAG ATTCAATGCGTGCCAGGCAGCATGCGATggagctcccacagcagcttcGCACGTCCTCTTCTGTCACGCTCGCCATGTCGATCGGCCAAGCCTTCCTGGAGAGAAACCCTGTACGGCTGCTGCGATTGGCTGGCGGGCTGAGCTTTCTGCAGACGTGCGCGCTGCACCGTCACCTGGTGGCGTGTCGCAGGGATCTCCTCCTGATTTACAGCCACGGATTCAGCAGCCGCAACTGCCGCTTTCCTCTTGACAGACTGGCTCGGCTTTTGCACTTAGACTCGGCGCTCGCAGCTCAGCTTTGTCAGCTGTGTGGCTTGCGAGTTGATCTGGAAAACCAAGTGCTCTTTTCCAAATCTGCTTTTGTTGAACCTAAACAGACATCGCTGGACTGTAAACTTTACCACAGGAAGATTTCTGAAAAGCAGACGTCACTCTCAAGGCTGCTTCTCCGAGGTCTGCATGAGACAAACACGGATTAA